A window of Nocardiopsis sp. Huas11 genomic DNA:
CAGTACCTGCAGTTGGTCCTGGGCATGTCGCCGATGCACGCCGGATACGTCCTGGTGCCAGGTCTGGTCCTGTCCGTGCTGACCAGCTTCGTGGCCGTGCGGGTCGCCCGCCGGATGAGCCTGGCCGCGGTCATCGGCTCGGCCCTGGTGGTCACCGCGTCCGGCTTCGCCGTGCTGGTGTTCACCTCCGCCGACGACGCCGCCACGGGCGTGGTGCTCGTGGCGGTGGGCTTCGCGCTCATCGCCGCCGGGGCCGGCTTCGCCGAGACCCTGACCAACGGCGCGATCATGAGCGCCGCCCCGCCCCAGCGCGCCGGCGCGGCCTCGGCGATCTCCGAGACCGCCTACGAGCTGGGCGGCGCTCTGGGCGTCGCGGTGCTCGGCAGTGTGCTGACCGCCTCCTACCGGGCCGACCTGACCGAGGTCGAGGGCGTACCGGCGGCGGCGACCGACTCCGCCCGCGAGACCCTGGGCGGCGCGGCCGACGCCGCGGCCGGACTGAGCGGGTCCGCCGGGGCCGACCTGATGGCGGCCGCGCAGAACGCGTTCACCAGCGGTATGCACCTCACCAGCGGGATCGCCGTGGTGATCGTGCTGGCGGCCGCGGTCCAGGCGTGCCTGCTGCTGCGGGGGCACGGCAACCCGGCCGTGGAGTACGAGTCCGGATCGGCCTCCGTTGCGCCGGAGTCCACCGGAACCAGGGCGGACACCGGAGAAGGCTCCCGGGAAGGCGTCCGGGAGGACGCCGCGGAGCGCACCGCACCGGTGAGCACGACCAGGGACGCCTGAGACGTGTGACCGAGCAGGGCCCCGGGGGATGGCGGATTCAAGGGGTCCTCGCAACACCTCGTTGATCAAACGAGTGTAGCCAGACGCTCGGCTGGGGTTTCCCAGCCGAGCGTCTTGCGTGGACGCTCGTTCAGTTCCTGAGCGACATGCTCCAGATCCAGCCGGCCATGAACGGACAGGTCCGTGCCCTTGGGGAAGTACTGGCGCAGCAGCCCGTTGGTGTTCTCATTCGATCCGCGCTGCCAGGGGGAGGCGGGATCGCAGAAGAACACCGGCACCCCCGTGGCCACGCTGAACGCCTTGTGGCCGGCCATCTCGCTGCCCTGGTCCCAGGTCAGCGACCCCCGCAGATGATCAGGCAGCGCGGTGATCAGTTCGCTCAGCACACCCCCGACCGCCTCGGCGGTGTGCTCGCCGGGCACGTGCCCCAGCATCACGTACCGGGTGGAGCGCTCGACCAGGGTGATGATCGCGGACTTGTTGTGCGCACCCGTGATCAGATCGCCCTCCCAGTGCCCCGGCACGGCACGGTCCTCGACCTCGGCGGGGCGCTCGCTGATCATCACCATCGGATCGGTGAACCGGCTCCGCCTGTGCTCGGGTGAGCGGTGCGGCGTGCGTCGGAGCCGGCCGGTGCGCAACGCCGCGGAGACCTCGCGTTTGAGCCCGCCGCGGGACTGGACGTAGAGCGCCTGGTAGATCGTCTCGTGGCTCACACGCATGTCCTCCTCGCCGGGAAAGTCCTCAACGAGCCGGTTGCTGATCTGCTCCGGCGACCACCGCTTCCGCAGTCCCTGGGCGACATAGTCCCGCAGGCGGCCCGGGGCAGCGAGTTTGGCGGGTTTGGGACGCACCCGTTGGGCGCTCGCCCGACGCTGGGCGGTATAGGCACCGTAGGACCCATCGGCGTTGCGGTGGTGGTCGAGTTCGCGTTTGATCGTGGAGGCCGGGCGCCCCAGGTCGCGGCCGATCGCCCGCCGGCTCCACCCCGCTCGGTCCAGATCCGCGATCCGCTCCCGGTCTGCGAGGGTCAGAAAACGCGGGTGGACCTGCTTTTGGAGTGTGTCCAGCGCTGCTGGAGGACTGGTCATGGACTCTATGGTGGTCTGTCCGGTGGAGTAGTTCACACGGCGGCCATCAGGGTAGAACCTGGAGTTGCGGGACTTGCGTACCCCGTGGTCCCAGTCCCGGGCGGTGCGTTCGTTGATCCCGGCTCGTCGTGCGGCTTCTGGGCGGGGCACGGCGCTGTTGCGCAGGCGTTCGTACTCCTGGCGTGCCGGGTGCGGTCGTTGCTGGCGTTGGGAGCGCAGCCCGGCTTTCCTGGCCCAGGAGAACGCGGTGTTGCGGTTCACCCCGAGGCGGCGTGCGACCTCGGTGACGCTACCGATCTCGGCCATCTGCTCGAGGAACTGTGTTCGCAGACGAGCCAGTTCCTTCTTCGAAAACGACACGGTGGCCGCAACCTCCCCAAAGTCAGGGTGTTGCGACCACCGCTAGAACCCAAGGATCTCCCCCGGGGCCCTCACGCGCGTGCGGTCAGGGCAGGAGCAGCAGTTCGACGGGGGCGCCGTCCCACCGGGGCGGCACCACGGCGTAGGCGTCGGCCAGGGCCGCCCCCCGCAGGCTGCCGGGCCGGTCGTGGCCGACCGGCCGCGCGCGTGCGCCGACCAGGCGCACCGGAAGC
This region includes:
- a CDS encoding IS30 family transposase — encoded protein: MPRPEAARRAGINERTARDWDHGVRKSRNSRFYPDGRRVNYSTGQTTIESMTSPPAALDTLQKQVHPRFLTLADRERIADLDRAGWSRRAIGRDLGRPASTIKRELDHHRNADGSYGAYTAQRRASAQRVRPKPAKLAAPGRLRDYVAQGLRKRWSPEQISNRLVEDFPGEEDMRVSHETIYQALYVQSRGGLKREVSAALRTGRLRRTPHRSPEHRRSRFTDPMVMISERPAEVEDRAVPGHWEGDLITGAHNKSAIITLVERSTRYVMLGHVPGEHTAEAVGGVLSELITALPDHLRGSLTWDQGSEMAGHKAFSVATGVPVFFCDPASPWQRGSNENTNGLLRQYFPKGTDLSVHGRLDLEHVAQELNERPRKTLGWETPAERLATLV